From one Lolium rigidum isolate FL_2022 chromosome 4, APGP_CSIRO_Lrig_0.1, whole genome shotgun sequence genomic stretch:
- the LOC124708002 gene encoding dnaJ protein ERDJ3B yields MAAPRRRGARLAAVLALLLHLAAVIHGKSYYDVLQVPKGASEDQIKRSYRKLALKYHPDKNPGNEEATKKFAEISNAYEVLNDQEKKKIYDRYGEEGLKQFQGQGGRGGGGGMNMQDIFSSFFGGGGGGMEEEEERIIKGDDVIVELDASLEDLYMGGSLKIWREKNIIKPAPGKRQCNCRNEVYHRQIGPGMYQQMTEQVCDQCANVKYVRDGDFLTVDIEKGMQDGQEVSFFEEGEPKIDGEPGDLKFRIRTAPHDRFRREGNDLHATVTIPLLQALVGFEKTIKHLDDHLVQIGSKGVTKPKEVRKFKGEGMPLFQSNKKGDLYVTFEVLFPKTLTDDQKAKLKDVLA; encoded by the exons ATGGCGGCGCCGCGGAGGAGAGGGGCGCGGCTCGCGGCCGTCCTCGCGCTGCTGCTGCATCTCGCCGCCGTGATCCACGG GAAGAGCTACTACGACGTGCTGCAAGTGCCCAAGGGCGCGTCGGAGGACCAGATCAAGAGGTCGTACCGCAAGCTCGCGCTCAAGTACCACCCCGACAAGAACCCCGGCAACGAGGAGGCCACCAAAAAGTTCGCCGAGATCAGTAACG CATACGAGGTCTTGAATgatcaggagaagaagaagatctaTGACCGGTATGGCGAGGAGGGGCTCAAGCAGTTCCAAGGTCAAGgcgggagaggaggcggcggcgggatgaaCATGCAAGACATCTTCAGCAG TTTtttcggaggtggtggtggtggtatggaagaggaggaagaacgaATCATTAAAGGTGATGATGTGATTGTCGAACTGGATGCTTCACTTGAGGACCTGTACATGGGTGGTTCATTGAAG ATTTGGAGAGAGAAAAACATCATAAAACCAGCACCAGGAAAGAGACAATGCAACTGCAGGAATGAAGTTTACCACCGCCAGATTGGTCCTGGAATGTATCAACAAATGACCGAGCAG GTCTGCGACCAGTGTGCAAATGTGAAGTATGTACGAGATGGTGACTTTTTGACTGTTGATATTGAGAAGGGTATGCAAGATGGGCAG GAGGTTTCATTCTTTGAGGAAGGAGAGCCTAAGATTGATGGTGAACCTGGAGATTTGAAG TTTCGGATTCGGACAGCACCACATGACCGATTCAGAAGAGAAGGCAACGACCTGCATGCAACAGTTACAATCCCCCTG CTGCAAGCTCTGGTTGGTTTTGAGAAGACCATCAAGCATCTCGACGACCATCTGGTCCAAATCGGCTCCAAG GGTGTCACTAAACCCAAGGAAGTAAGGAAGTTCAAAGGAGAGGGCATGCCATTGTTCCAAAGCAACAAGAAAGGCGATCTGTATGTGACGTTCGAGGTGTTGTTCCCGAAAACCCTGACAGACGACCAGAAGGCCAAGCTGAAGGATGTTCTTGCGTAA